The sequence TGGCCGGCGCGACCGACCTGGCCACCGCCCACACCCATCTGGAGCGCGCCTCCTCGCTCGCCCGGCACAGCCTCGGCGAGGCCCGCCGCTCCGTGCACAACCTCGCCCCCGTCGAACTGGCCGCCGCCGGGCTGCCGGAGGCGCTGAAGAAGCTGGTCGCCGACTGGGGCGAACGCACCGGCGCGCGGGCCGAGTTCACCGTCACCGGCACCGCCGAGTCGCTGCACGAGGAGGTCTCGGCGACGCTGCTGCGGATCGCCCAGGAGGCGCTGTCCAACGCGGCCCGGCACGCCCGCGCGAGGCGGCTCGGCGTCACGCTGACCTACCTGGGCGACGAGGTGATCCTGGACATCCGCGACGACGGCACCGGCTTCGACCCGGCCGCCGTCCCGGCCCGCACCCACGCGGGGGGCTTCGGCCTGGCGGGGATGCGGGCGCGCGCGGAGCGGATCGCGGGCAGCCTCGCCGTCGAGTCGGAACCGGGGCACGGCACCGCCGTGTCGGCTCGCGTACCGTTGGTCCGCGATGACCACTGACCCCCTCATCACGCTGCTGATCGTCGACGACCACCCGGTCGTCCGGGACGGTCTGCGCGGCATGTTCGAGTCCGCGTCCGGATCCGCGCCCGGCTTCCGGGTGCTCGGCGAGGCCGCGAGCGGTCCCGAGGCGGTCGCGCGGGCGGCCGAGCTGGACCCCGACGTGATCCTGATGGACCTGCGCATGCCCGGCGGTTCGGGCGTCGCCGCCATCCGCGAGCTGACCCGCCGGGGCGCCCGCGCCAAGGTCCTGGTCCTCACCACGTACGACACCGACTCCGACACCCTCCCCGCGATCGAGGCCGGTGCCACCGGCTACCTCCTCAAGGACGCCCCGCGCGACGAGCTGTTCACCGCCGTCCGCGCCGCGTCCGAGGGCCGTACCGTCCTCTCCCCCGCCGTCGCCTCCCGCCTCGTCCAGGCCGTCCGCACCCCCACCCCGGGCAACGAGCCCCTCTCCGCCCGCGAGCGCGAGGTCCTCGCCCTGGTGGCCAGGGGCACCTCCAACCGCGAGATCGCCCGCGAACTCTTCATCAGCGAGGCCACGGTGAAGACCCACCTCACCCACCTCTACACCAAGCTGGGCGCCAAGGACCGCGCGGCCGCGGTGGCGGCGGCGTACGACCGGGGGATCCTGGGCTGAGCCCCCGCCCACGCCCACATCCGCGCCCACCCCCACACCCGCGCCCTCGCCCTCGCCCGCCCGGCCGTTATCGATGGCTCCGTGCCCGGGACGTCGACACGGTCGGAGATTTCCGGTGGCGGCACGGCGGGTGAGGGCTCGATGGTCGACGCGTACGAGGATCCGGGGACACCGCGGACGCGGGGCGGCTGGTGGTACCTGTGGTGGGCGGTGGCCCGGCAGGGAGCGCGGCCGTGGGCGGCGGGCGGGCTGGGCACGGTGTGGATGGTGCTGCCGGCGGCGCTGCCGTACATGATGCAGCGGGCCGTGGACCAGGGGCTGCTGCCGGGACGCACCGGGGTACTGGCCGGCGTGGAGCGCGGCGATGTTCCTGGTGGGGGCGCTGACCGCCTGGCTGAGCAGTCCGCGGCACCGGACGATGACCCGGCTGCGCATGGACGCGAGTTTCCGCACGGGCAAGCCGGTCGTGGAGCAGGCGGTGCGGCTGGGGGCCGCTGTCGCGGCGGGCCGGGGCCGGGGGGTGGTGACGGTCGGGGTCGGCGATGTGGACGCCGTCTCGGACTCGCTCTCCATGGTCGGACCGGGCGTCGCCTCCATCGTGTCGTACGGGGTGATCGCCGGGCCGCTCGTCGCGGTCTCCGCGCCGCTCGCCCTGGTCGTCCTGCTCGTCCTGCCCGCCCGCGTCGTGCCGGCCGACCCGCACACCCTGATCCCGGGCGAGGCGACCGCCCTCCTCGATCCGACGACCGCCCGCCACACCGAACGCGCCCTCGCCGCCGTGCTGCGCGGCCGCGCCGTCATCGCCGTGGCCCACCGGCTGCGCACCGCCGACGACGCGGACCGCGTGGCGGTGATGGAGCACGGCCGGCCGGCCGAACCGGGCACCCATGACGAGCTGGTGGCGGCCGACGGCGCCTACGCGGCGCTGTGGCGGACCTGGCACGAGGACGCGGGGCGGCCGTGACCGATATCAAGCCACACACGGCACGCCCTCAAGAGACGAACGGAATACGGCGTTCCTGTAAACCGCCCGCCAAACCCCATGAAACGTAAGGTAGTTGGAGAGTGCACCTCACTCAGGTGTCACTTGTTCACACCACTGCAACATTTCCCCGTCCGTCACTTTCGAGCCAACATCACTTCAGGGTCATGACATGTACGCGCCCTGGGTGTCACTCTCTCTCCACGCCGCAAGCAGCACAGCAGCTTCACAGCGCACTACCCGGTCAGTAACCCCACGCTGGCCGGCCTCCCCCACGAAGGAGCTTGCGTGAGCCCCCTCTACGCGCGTCACAAGCGCACCACCCTGGCCATCTCCACCGCCGTCGCCGCCGGAGCGCTCATCTCCGCCGGTCTGGCCACCAGCGCCTCGGCCGCCCAGACCCCGGCCGCCGCCAAGCCGCTGGCCGCCGCGCCCGCCGCGCTGTCCGCCGCCGCCCACACCTCGCTGATCGAGCGGGCGCAGGCGGACGCCCCGGAGACCGCGCAGCAGATAGGTCTCGGCGCCAAGGAGAAGCTGGTCGTCAAGGACGTCGTGAAGGACGTCGACGGCACGGTCCACACCCGCTACGAGCGCACCTACGCGGGCCTGCCGGTCCTCGGTGGCGACCTGGTCGTCCACACCGCGAAGTCCGGCAGGACCGAGGGCGTCACCAAGGCGACCAAGGCCACCATCAAGGTCGCCTCGCTCACGCCCAAGCTCACCCCGGCCAAGGCCGAGAAGCAGGCCGTGTCCGCCGCCAAGAGCCTCGGCTCGGCCAAGTCCACCGCGGACGGCGCCCGCAAGGTGATCTGGGCCGGCTCCGGCACCCCGAAGCTCGCCTACGAGACGATCGTCGGCGGCCTCCAGGACGACGGCACCCCGAACCAGCTGCACGTCATCACCGACGCGGCCACGGGCAAGAAGCTCTTCGAGTACCAGGGCATCGAGAACGCGACCGGCACCGGCAAGACCCTGTACTCGGGCTCCGTGAGCCTGACCACCACCCAGTCGGGCTCGTCGTACCAGCTCACCGACGCCACCCGCGGCGGCCACAGCACCTACAACCTGGCGCACAAGACGTCGGGCAAGGGCACGCTGTTCACCGACGCGGACAACGTCTGGGGCACCGGCGCGGCCTCCAGCTCCACCACGGACCAGACGGCCGCCGCGGACGCCGCCTACGGCGCCCAGGAGACCTGGGACTTCTACAAGAGCACCTTCGGGCGCAGCGGCATCAAGAACAACGGTGTCGGCGCGTACTCCCGCGTGCACTACGGCAGCCAGTACGTGAACGCGTTCTGGGACGACAGCTGCTTCTGCATGACGTACGGCGACGGCGAGGGCAACAACCACCCGCTCACCGCGCTGGACGTGGCCGGCCACGAGATGAGCCACGGTGTCACCTCCAACACCGCGGGCCTCAACTACAGCGGCGAGTCCGGCGGTCTGAACGAGGCCACCTCGGACATCTTCGGCACCGGTGTGGAGTTCTTCGCGAACAACGCGTCCGACAAGGGCGACTACCTCATCGGCGAGAAGATCGACATCAACGGCGACGGCACCCCGCTGCGCTACATGGACAAGCCCAGCAAGGACGGCGGCTCGGCGGACTACTGGTCCTCCTCCGTCGGCAACCTGGACGTCCACTACTCGTCCGGCGTCGCCAACCACTTCTTCTACCTGCTGTCCGAGGGCAGCGGCGCGAAGACGATCAACGGGGTGTCGTACAACTCCCCGACGTCCAACGGCTCCACGGTCACCGGCATCGGCCGGGACAAGGCGCTCCAGATCTGGTACAAGGCGCTGACGACGTACTTCACGTCGACCACCAACTACAAGTCGGCCCGCACGGGCACGCTGTCCGCGGCGTCCGCCCTGTACGGCTCCTCCAGCGCCGAGTACAAGGCGGTGGCGGCGGCCTGGTCGGCGGTCAACGTCAACTGACCCCCGCGCGGCGGTGACGAGGGCAGGGTTGTGAAGAGGGCGGCACCCGGAGCGGATCTCCTCCGGGTGCCGCCCTACCCTTGTGCCCCATGTCCTCGGCACCCTTCACGTACGAACCGGTCGGAGCCACCCGCGACGACCTGTCCTTCTGCCCGCCCGGGTTCCGCCCGATGCTGGTGCGCACGCGTCTCGGCGAGGGCCAGCAGGTCTTCGGCCGGGCCGCCGAGGCGGTCCTCACCTGGGAGATGCACCGCGCGCTCGGCGTGGGCATAGACGCCGGCGCCGACCGCGCCGCCCCCGGCGTGGACGTCACGGTCACCCTCGCCGGCGTGGTCAGGGCGCCCTGCCGGATCATATGGACCGCCGAGGAACCCCGCCGCGCGGGCTGGGCCTACGGCACCCTGGAGAGCCACCCCGAATGCGGCGAGGAGGCCTTCCTGATCGACCGCACCGGCGACGGCACGGTCTGGCTCACCGTCGCCGCCTTCAGCAGACCGGCCAAGTGGTACGCGAAGGCGGGCGGCCCGGCGACCCGCGGCCTCCAGCACGCGTACGCGCGCCGCTGCGGGGCCGTCCTGAAGAGGATGTGCGCGGCGTACGACGCGGACTGAACCGGCGCCGGGCGCCGCCCCGGCGTCCCCTCCGGCTACCGCAGCAGCACCCCCGCCCCCTGACCCGCGTCCTCCGCGGGCAGTGCCACCACGCCCACCTCCGCCGCCGAGGCGAGCAGCCGGTGGACCGGGAGGATGCGGACCGTGCAGCCGTAGGGGCCGGTGCGGTCGAGGGAGAGCCGGCCCTCGTAGAGGCGGCGGCCCTCCAGGTCAGGGGTGCCGGCCGGTTTCAGCGGGACGACCGTGGCGTCGGTGATGCGGTCCTGCGCGTCCACCCGCCCGGAGACCGCCTGGACCTCGACGTCGTCGGGGCTCAGCGCGCCGAGCCCGACGCGCACCCGCAGCCCGATCGTCGTCCCCAGTTCCGCCGTGGCCGTCGTCTCGGTCGTCTCCACGTGGTCGACGCTCACCCCCTCCCAGGCGCCGCGCACCCGCGCCTTCCACCCGGCCAGCTCGGCCGCGGTGTCCGGGGTCAGCGCGCGGTGCGAGCGGGCGGCCGGGGTGTAGAGCCGCTCCACGTACTCGCGGACCATGCGCCCGGCCAGCACCTTGGGGCCGAGCAGGGTGAGGGTCTGGCGGACCATCTGGATCCAGCGATCGGGCAGCCCGCCCCGGCCGCGCTCGTAGAAGCGCGGGGCGATCCGCTGCTCCAGCAGCTCGTACAGGGCCGCCGCCTCGATGTCGTCGCGGCGCTCCGCGTCCGTGCCGGTGCCGTCCGCGGTCGGGATGGCCCAGCCGAAGTCCGGCCGGAACCACTCGTCCCACCAGCCGTCCCGCACCGAGAGGTTGAGGCAGCCGTTGAGCGCCGCCTTCATCCCGGAGGTGCCGCACGCCTCCAGCGGGCGCAGCGGGTTGTTGAGCCAGACGTCGCAGCCGGGGTAGAGCTTCTGCGCCATCGCCATGCCGTAGTCGGGCAGGAAGACGATCCGGTGCCGCACCCGGGCCTCGTCCGCGAACCGGACCAGCTCCTGCACCAGCCGCTTGCCGCTGTCGTCGGCCGGATGCGCCTTGCCCGCCACCACCAGCTGCACCGGCCGCTCGGGATGCAGCAGCAGCTCCCGCAGCCGGTCCCGGTCGCGGAGCATCAGGGTCAGCCGCTTGTACGACGGCACGCGCCGCGCGAACCCGATGGTGAGGACGTCCGGGTCGAGCACCCCGTCGATCCACCCCAACTCGGCGTTTCCGGCTCCGCGTTGGCGCCAGGACGCGGCGAGCCGCTCGCGCACCTCCAGCACCAGCTGTTCGCGCAGGGTGCGGCGCAGCTCCCAGATCTCCTGGTCCGGGATGTCCGCCACCGAGTCCCAGCGCTCGGAGCCGCCGACGGCGAGGGCGTCCTCGGCCCGCTGGGTGCCGATCTTCCGGGCGCCGAGCCCCAGCACCTCGGGGGCCACCCAGGTGGGGGCGTGCACCCCGTTGGTCACGGAGGTGATCGGCACCTCCTCGGTGTCGAACCCCGGCCACAGCCCGGCGAACATCTCCCGGCTGACCTGTCCGTGCAGCAGCGAGACCCCGTTGGCGCGCTGGGCCAGCCTGAGCCCCATCACGGCCATGTTGAACAGGTTCGGCTCGCCGCCCGGGTACGTCTCCATGCCGAGGGCGAGGATCCGGGGCGTCTCGATGCCGGGCAGTTCGGCGTCCGGGCCGAAGTGCCGGGCGACCAGGTCCCGTTCGAAGCGGTCGATACCGGCCGCGACCGGGGTGTGGGTGGTGAACACCGTGCCGCCGCGCACCGTTTCGAGGGCCGCGTCGAACTCCAGCCCCCGGGCGCACAGTTCGGCGATCCGCTCCAGGCCGAGGAAGCCCGCGTGCCCCTCGTTGGTGTGGAACACCTCCGGCTCCGGGTGCCCGGTGAGCCGGCAGTACGCGCGCACCGCCCGGACACCTCCTATGCCGAGCAGCATCTCCTGGAGCAGCCGGTGCTCGCTGCCGCCGCCGTAGAGCCGGTCGGTGACGGAGCGGGCGCCGAGGTCGTTCTCCTCCACGTCCGAGTCGAGCAGCAGCAGCGGCACCCGGCCGACCCGCGCCCGCCAGATCCGGGCGTGCAGGGCCCGCCCGCCGGGCAGCGCGAGGGAGATGCGCGCGGGCGTCCCGTCGGCCTCCGCCAACGGGGTGAGGGGCAGCTCGTTGGGGTCGAGCACCGGGTAGTGCTCCTGCTGCCAGCCGTCGCGGGAGAGGGTCTGCCGGAAGTACCCGTGCCGGTAGAGCAGTCCGACCCCGACGAGGGGGACGCCGAGGTCGCTGGCCGCCTTCAGATGGTCGCCGGCGAGGATGCCGAGACCCCCGGAATACTGCGGCAGGGCGGCCGTGATGCCGAACTCGGGGGAGAAATAAGCCACGGCTGCGGGCAGCCCCTCGGGCTGCGCCTGGTACCAGCGGTCACCGGTCAGATAGTCGTCCAGGTCGTCGGCAGCCGCGTTCAGCCGGCGCCGGAAGCGCCGGTCCCCGGCGAGTTCCGTGAGCCGCGCGGGCCGCACCCGGCCCAGCAGCCGCACCGGGTCGCACCCGGCGGCGCCCCACGCCTCCGGGTCGACGGACTGGAACAGATCGCGCGTCTCCGCATGCCATGACCAGCGCAGATTGTGCGCCAGTTCGCTCAGCGGCCGGAGGGGTTCGGGGAGAACGGGACGGACGGTGAACCGACGGATCGCCTTCACATGCCACCTCGGCGGGCGCGTTACGGGGTGAGACGCACGGCGGTGTACGTCTCGTCGTCCCTCTCGACGGTAGTGGTTACCGGAGCGTCGGTGGGGACGTCCCGGCAAGGGTGTCGGGCGTGGGGAGGCGGGCGCTGGGCACCCGTACAAGTGGGCCGGTCTGGTGGGTGGACATACGCGCGAGTAGTTAACAAAGTTCCGGATTGCCCACCCGAAAAGGATGGGAAGGCTCCTCCGGTACCCACCCCACAGGCATCACCCAGCACCGCCCGCAGGACCCACCTCCCCTGGTCATACACGTTGACGCGGACAGGAGCGGTCATGCCCGCCACGCACCATTCGTCAGCCGCCACGCAGACCTCGTCGGCCGCCGCGCGCGCCTCGTCGTCGTCCCCGCCGGGCACCGACCCGCCCCCGGGCGGCGCGCCCTCGGGGGCGGCGAAGAAGACAGCTGCCAGGAAACGCGCCAAGTCCCCTGCCGGGGCGCCGTCGAGGCAGGTCACCGCCGTCGGCCGCATCCCGGTCCTCGATGTACGCCCGGTGGTCCAGCACGGGCGCCGGCCCGCCAAGGCGGTGACCGGGGAGTCGTTCGAGGTCTCGGCCACCGTGTTCCGCGAGGGGCACGACGCGGTGGCGGCCAATGTGGTGCTGCGCGACCCCCGGGGCCGGCGCGGCCCCTGGACGCCGATGCGGGAACTCGCTCCGGGCACCGACCGCTGGGGCGCCACCGTCACGGCGGGGTCGCCCGGCCGCTGGACGTATACGGTCGAGGCGTGGGCCGACCCGCTCGGCACCTGGCGGCACCACGCGAGCATCAAGATCCCGGCCGGTCTGGACACCGAACTGGTGCTGGAGGAGGGCGCCCGGCTCTACGAGCGCGCCGCCGCCGGGGTCCCGAAGTCCCACCGGCGCACGGTCCTGGACGCGGCGGCCGTCCTGCGGGACGAGGACCGCCCGGCCCCCTGGCGGCTCGCGGAGGCGCTACGGCCCCCCGTGCGGGAGGTCCTGGACCGTTACCCGCTGCGGGAGTTGGTCACCGCCTCGGACCCGATGCCGCTGCTGGTCGAGCGGGAGCGGGCCCTGTACGGCTCCTGGTACGAGTTCTTCCCGCGCAGCGAGGGGACCGCCGAGCATCCGCACGGTACGTTCCGTACGGCGGCCCGGCGGCTGAAGCCGATCGCGGAGATGGGCTTCGACATCGTCTACCTGCCGCCGGTTCACCCGATCGGCAGCACCTTCCGCAAGGGCCCCAACAACACCCTCGGCGCCGGTCCGGACGACGTCGGCGTCCCCTGGGCGATCGGTTCCCCCGAGGGCGGGCACGACGCGGTCCACCCGGACCTCGGCACCATCGAGGACTTCGACCACTTCGTGGGCGAGGCGCGGAAGTCGGGCCTGGAGATCGCCCTGGACTTCGCCCTCCAGTGCTCCCCGGACCACCCCTGGGTGCAGAAGCACCCGGAGTGGTTCCACCACCGTCCGGACGGGACGATCGCCTACGCCGAGAACCCGCCGAAGAAGTACCAGGACATCTACCCGATCGCCTTCGACGCCGACATGGACGGGCTGATCGCGGAGACGGTCCGGGTGCTGCGGCACTGGATGGACCACGGGGTGCGGATCTTCCGCGTCGACAACCCCCACACCAAGCCGGTGGTGTTCTGGGAACGGGTCATCGCCGAGATCAACCGCAAGGACCCGGACGTGATCTTCCTGGCGGAGGCCTTCACCCGCCCCGCCATGATGCACACCCTCGCGCAGATCGGCTTCCAGCAGTCGTACACCTACTTCACCTGGCGCAACACGAAGCAGGAACTCACCGACTACCTCACCGAGTTGTCCGGCGAGAGCGCGGCCTACATGCGGCCCAACTTCTTCCCCAACACCCCGGACATCCTGCACGCCTACCTCCAGCACGGCGGTCGCCCCGCCTTCGAGGTGCGTGCCGTGCTCGCGGCGACCCTCTCCCCCGCCTGGGGCATCTACAGCGGCTACGAGCTGTGCGAGAACACCCCCCTGCGGGAAGGCGGCGAGGAGTACCGCGACTCCGAGAAGTACCAACTGCGGCCCCGGGACTGGGAGTCGGCCGAACGTGAGGGCCGTACGATCGCGCCGCTCATCACCCGCCTGAACGCCGCCAGAAGGCGCAGCCCCGCCCTGCGACAGCTGCGTGACCTGCACTTCCACCACGCCGACAAGGACGCGGTGATCGCCTACTCCAAGCGTGCGGGATCGAACACGGTTCTGGTCGTCGCCAACCTCGACCCCCACCACACCCAGGAGGCCACGGTCTCGTTGGACATGCCGCAACTCGGCCTGGAATGGCACGAGTCGGTGCCGGTGCGCGACGAGCTGACCGGCGAGACCTACCACTGGGGCAGGGCCAACTATGTGCGCCTCGAACCGGGCCGGCGCCCCGCGCACGTCTTCACCGTCCTGCGACCGTCCAACCCGCAGATCGGAGGGTCACCCACCATATGATCGTCAATGAGCCCGTCCCGGACACCTTCGCGGACACTCCCGCCCGGGACCGGGACCCGGACTGGTTCAAGCGTGCCGTCTTCTACGAGGTCCTGGTCCGCTCCTTCCAGGACAGCAACGGCGACGGCGTCGGCGACCTGAAGGGCCTGACCGCCAAGCTCGACTATCTCCAGTGGCTCGGCGTGGACTGCCTGTGGCTGCCGCCGTTCTTCAAGTCACCCCTGAGAGACGGCGGTTACGACGTCTCGGACTACACCGCCGTGCTCCCGGAGTTCGGTGACCTCGCCGACTTCGTGGAGTTCGTCGACGCGGCCCACCAGCGGGGCATGCGCGTGATCATCGACTTCGTCATGAACCACACCAGCGACCAGCACCCGTGGTTCCAGGAGTCCAGGCGGGACCCGGACGGGCCGTACGGCGACTACTACGTCTGGGCCGACGACGACAAGCAGTACCAGGACGCCCGCATCATCTTCGTGGACACCGAGGCGTCCAACTGGACGTACGACCCGGTACGCAAGCAGTACTACTGGCACCGCTTCTTCTCGCACCAGCCGGACCTCAACTACGAGAACCCGGCGGTGCAGGACGAGATGATCTCCGCGCTGAAGTTCTGGCTGGATCTCGGCATCGACGGGTTCCGGCTGGACGCGGTGCCGTATCTGTACCAGCGCGAGGGCACCAACTGCGAGAACCTGCCCGCGACCCACCAGTTCCTCAAGCGGGTCCGCAAGGAGATCGACACCCAGTACCCGGACACCGTGCTGCTGGCCGAGGCCAACCAGTGGCCCGAGGACGTGGTCGACTACTTCGGGGACTTCCCGAGCGGCGGCGACGAGTGCCACATGGCGTTCCACTTCCCGGTCATGCCGCGCATCTTCATGGCGGTACGACGGGAATCGCGCCACCCGGTCTCGGAGATCCTCGCCAAGACGCCCGCGATTCCCTCGGGCTGCCAGTGGGGCATCTTCCTGCGCAACCACGACGAGCTGACCCTGGAGATGGTCACCGACGAGGAACGCGACTACATGTGGGCGGAGTACGCCAAGGACCCCCGCATGCGCGCCAACATCGGCATCCGCCGCCGCCTCGCGCCGCTGCTCGACAACGACCGCAACCAGATCGAGCTGTTCACCGCCCTGCTGCTGTCCCTGCCCGGCTCGCCGATCCTCTACTACGGCGACGAGATCGGCATGGGCGACAACATCTGGCTCGGCGACCGCGACGCCGTCCGCACGCCGATGCAGTGGACCCCGGACCGCAACGCCGGTTTCTCCTCCAGCGATCCGGGGCGGCTCTTCCTGCCCACGATCATGGACCCGGTCTACGGCTACCAGGTCACCAACGTCGAGGCGTCGATGTCCTCGCCGTCCTCGCTGCTGCACTGGACCCGGCGCATGATCGAGATCCGCAAGCAGAACCCCGCCTTCGGACTCGGCTCGTACGACGAACTCCAGTCCTCCAACCCGGCGGTGCTCGCCTTCCTGCGCGAGTACGAGGACGACCTGGTGCTGTGCGTGCACAACTTCTCCCGCTTCGCCCAGCCCACCGAACTGGACCTGAGCCGCTTCGGCGGACGGCACCCGGTCGAGCTGTTCGGCGGGGTCCGCTTCCCCGCGGTGGGCGAACTGCCGTACCTGCTGACCCTGGCGGGACACGGCTTCTACTGGTTCCGGCTGCGTCGCGACCCGGCGTAGTACCGCCGCGCGGGGCGGCGGAGCGTTTCCGTCGCCCCGTCCCGGGCACCCATCAGTGACACCCCGACCAGATCCGGGGAAAGGACGTGACGCCCGTGACGGAAGCGGTCACCCCTTCGGCGAGCACCACCCTCGATTCACTGGCCCCCCTGCTGCGCGCCTGGCTGCCCCGGCAGCGCTGGTTCGCGGGCAAGGGCCGCCCGGTCACCGGGTTCACGCCCGTGGCCGTGACTCAACTCCTCCCCCGCAACAGCAGATTGGAGCTGTACCACGTCCTGCTGCGCGTCCACCAGCCACCGGAGTCCGCGCACCCCGGCGACTGCTACCAGCTCCTCATAGGCGCGCGCGAGGCGCTGCCACCCCGGCTGGCGCCCGCGCTGATCGGCCATGCGACCCAGGGCCCGCTCGCCGGACGCACGGTGTACGACGCCCTGTACGACCGCCGGCCCGCCGAGGTGCTCCTGGAGGCCCTGCGCACCGGGGCCCGCGTCGGGGGGCTGCGCTTCGAGCGGGACCCGCGGCAGGAGATCCGGCCCCATCTGGTGGCCCGGATGCTGGCCGCCGAGCAGTCCAACTCCTCGGTGGTCTATGGAGATACGTTTATTCTCAAGCTGTTCCGGCGGGTCGTCCCCGGCGTCAACCCCGATCTGGAACTGCCGCTGGCACTGGCCCGCGAGGGCTGCCCCCGGGTGCCCGCGCCGACCGCGTGGCTGCACACCGAGCTGGACGAACAGCCGTACGTACTGGCGGTGTTGCAGCCGTTCGTCAGCGGTGCCGCCGATGGCTGGGAGCTGGCGCTGCGCGAGCTGGCCAAGGGCGAGGACTTCACCATGGAGGCGCGGGCGCTGGGCCGGGCCACGGCCGAGGTGCACACCGCGCTGGCCCGCGCCCTGCCGACGGTCACCCTCGGCCCCGCCCAACTCGGGCCGCTGG is a genomic window of Streptomyces sp. WP-1 containing:
- a CDS encoding response regulator transcription factor codes for the protein MTTDPLITLLIVDDHPVVRDGLRGMFESASGSAPGFRVLGEAASGPEAVARAAELDPDVILMDLRMPGGSGVAAIRELTRRGARAKVLVLTTYDTDSDTLPAIEAGATGYLLKDAPRDELFTAVRAASEGRTVLSPAVASRLVQAVRTPTPGNEPLSAREREVLALVARGTSNREIARELFISEATVKTHLTHLYTKLGAKDRAAAVAAAYDRGILG
- a CDS encoding M4 family metallopeptidase, coding for MSPLYARHKRTTLAISTAVAAGALISAGLATSASAAQTPAAAKPLAAAPAALSAAAHTSLIERAQADAPETAQQIGLGAKEKLVVKDVVKDVDGTVHTRYERTYAGLPVLGGDLVVHTAKSGRTEGVTKATKATIKVASLTPKLTPAKAEKQAVSAAKSLGSAKSTADGARKVIWAGSGTPKLAYETIVGGLQDDGTPNQLHVITDAATGKKLFEYQGIENATGTGKTLYSGSVSLTTTQSGSSYQLTDATRGGHSTYNLAHKTSGKGTLFTDADNVWGTGAASSSTTDQTAAADAAYGAQETWDFYKSTFGRSGIKNNGVGAYSRVHYGSQYVNAFWDDSCFCMTYGDGEGNNHPLTALDVAGHEMSHGVTSNTAGLNYSGESGGLNEATSDIFGTGVEFFANNASDKGDYLIGEKIDINGDGTPLRYMDKPSKDGGSADYWSSSVGNLDVHYSSGVANHFFYLLSEGSGAKTINGVSYNSPTSNGSTVTGIGRDKALQIWYKALTTYFTSTTNYKSARTGTLSAASALYGSSSAEYKAVAAAWSAVNVN
- a CDS encoding DUF1990 domain-containing protein encodes the protein MSSAPFTYEPVGATRDDLSFCPPGFRPMLVRTRLGEGQQVFGRAAEAVLTWEMHRALGVGIDAGADRAAPGVDVTVTLAGVVRAPCRIIWTAEEPRRAGWAYGTLESHPECGEEAFLIDRTGDGTVWLTVAAFSRPAKWYAKAGGPATRGLQHAYARRCGAVLKRMCAAYDAD
- the glgP gene encoding alpha-glucan family phosphorylase, encoding MKAIRRFTVRPVLPEPLRPLSELAHNLRWSWHAETRDLFQSVDPEAWGAAGCDPVRLLGRVRPARLTELAGDRRFRRRLNAAADDLDDYLTGDRWYQAQPEGLPAAVAYFSPEFGITAALPQYSGGLGILAGDHLKAASDLGVPLVGVGLLYRHGYFRQTLSRDGWQQEHYPVLDPNELPLTPLAEADGTPARISLALPGGRALHARIWRARVGRVPLLLLDSDVEENDLGARSVTDRLYGGGSEHRLLQEMLLGIGGVRAVRAYCRLTGHPEPEVFHTNEGHAGFLGLERIAELCARGLEFDAALETVRGGTVFTTHTPVAAGIDRFERDLVARHFGPDAELPGIETPRILALGMETYPGGEPNLFNMAVMGLRLAQRANGVSLLHGQVSREMFAGLWPGFDTEEVPITSVTNGVHAPTWVAPEVLGLGARKIGTQRAEDALAVGGSERWDSVADIPDQEIWELRRTLREQLVLEVRERLAASWRQRGAGNAELGWIDGVLDPDVLTIGFARRVPSYKRLTLMLRDRDRLRELLLHPERPVQLVVAGKAHPADDSGKRLVQELVRFADEARVRHRIVFLPDYGMAMAQKLYPGCDVWLNNPLRPLEACGTSGMKAALNGCLNLSVRDGWWDEWFRPDFGWAIPTADGTGTDAERRDDIEAAALYELLEQRIAPRFYERGRGGLPDRWIQMVRQTLTLLGPKVLAGRMVREYVERLYTPAARSHRALTPDTAAELAGWKARVRGAWEGVSVDHVETTETTATAELGTTIGLRVRVGLGALSPDDVEVQAVSGRVDAQDRITDATVVPLKPAGTPDLEGRRLYEGRLSLDRTGPYGCTVRILPVHRLLASAAEVGVVALPAEDAGQGAGVLLR
- a CDS encoding alpha-1,4-glucan--maltose-1-phosphate maltosyltransferase, which codes for MPATHHSSAATQTSSAAARASSSSPPGTDPPPGGAPSGAAKKTAARKRAKSPAGAPSRQVTAVGRIPVLDVRPVVQHGRRPAKAVTGESFEVSATVFREGHDAVAANVVLRDPRGRRGPWTPMRELAPGTDRWGATVTAGSPGRWTYTVEAWADPLGTWRHHASIKIPAGLDTELVLEEGARLYERAAAGVPKSHRRTVLDAAAVLRDEDRPAPWRLAEALRPPVREVLDRYPLRELVTASDPMPLLVERERALYGSWYEFFPRSEGTAEHPHGTFRTAARRLKPIAEMGFDIVYLPPVHPIGSTFRKGPNNTLGAGPDDVGVPWAIGSPEGGHDAVHPDLGTIEDFDHFVGEARKSGLEIALDFALQCSPDHPWVQKHPEWFHHRPDGTIAYAENPPKKYQDIYPIAFDADMDGLIAETVRVLRHWMDHGVRIFRVDNPHTKPVVFWERVIAEINRKDPDVIFLAEAFTRPAMMHTLAQIGFQQSYTYFTWRNTKQELTDYLTELSGESAAYMRPNFFPNTPDILHAYLQHGGRPAFEVRAVLAATLSPAWGIYSGYELCENTPLREGGEEYRDSEKYQLRPRDWESAEREGRTIAPLITRLNAARRRSPALRQLRDLHFHHADKDAVIAYSKRAGSNTVLVVANLDPHHTQEATVSLDMPQLGLEWHESVPVRDELTGETYHWGRANYVRLEPGRRPAHVFTVLRPSNPQIGGSPTI
- the treS gene encoding maltose alpha-D-glucosyltransferase; this encodes MIVNEPVPDTFADTPARDRDPDWFKRAVFYEVLVRSFQDSNGDGVGDLKGLTAKLDYLQWLGVDCLWLPPFFKSPLRDGGYDVSDYTAVLPEFGDLADFVEFVDAAHQRGMRVIIDFVMNHTSDQHPWFQESRRDPDGPYGDYYVWADDDKQYQDARIIFVDTEASNWTYDPVRKQYYWHRFFSHQPDLNYENPAVQDEMISALKFWLDLGIDGFRLDAVPYLYQREGTNCENLPATHQFLKRVRKEIDTQYPDTVLLAEANQWPEDVVDYFGDFPSGGDECHMAFHFPVMPRIFMAVRRESRHPVSEILAKTPAIPSGCQWGIFLRNHDELTLEMVTDEERDYMWAEYAKDPRMRANIGIRRRLAPLLDNDRNQIELFTALLLSLPGSPILYYGDEIGMGDNIWLGDRDAVRTPMQWTPDRNAGFSSSDPGRLFLPTIMDPVYGYQVTNVEASMSSPSSLLHWTRRMIEIRKQNPAFGLGSYDELQSSNPAVLAFLREYEDDLVLCVHNFSRFAQPTELDLSRFGGRHPVELFGGVRFPAVGELPYLLTLAGHGFYWFRLRRDPA